The Deinococcus puniceus genome segment GGAGTGTATGCGTACGGCCGACGGCAGGTCGACCCCAAGAAAAAGCTGGCTGGACGAAGCTCGACCGGACGGGTGACACTGCCGCCGAGCCAGTGGCATGTGTTGCTGAAAGAGCATGTGCCCGCGTACATCAGTTGGGAGCAGTACCAACAGAATGTCGCTCGTATGGCCGCCAACCGTAATATCGCATCGTTGTCGGGTGCCCCGAAACGGGGCACTGGGCTCCTCAGTGGTGTGCTGAGGTGCGGACACTGTGGGCACCGGATGGTGGTCTCCTATCACACCGCACTCGGTGGATCAGCATTGCGTTACAACTGCATCCGACAGGTATCGGATTACGCAGGTTCACCCTGTTTCAGCTGTACAGGTGCGGTGGTCGACCACTGGGTGACGGCTCAGTTGCTTGAGGCCTTGACGCCGGTCAGTGTGGCCCTCTCCCTCGAAGCACAGGCCGCGCTGAATCGGGATCGTGAAGCTTTGGATCAGCACTGGCACGCCCGCTTGGAACGGGCGCACTATGAGGCAGAGCGTGCTGCCCGTCAGTATCGGGGAGTGGAGCCCGAACACCGTCTCGTCGCGCGTTCCCTGGAACGCGCTTGGGAGCAGGCATTAGAGGCTGAGCGAACCTTGAAAGAGGAGTACGAGCGACACGTTCATCTGCGCCCACGGCAGTTGACCCCAGCCGAGATCCTTCAGGTACAGACCCTGTCAACGGCCTTGCCCGCACTCTGGTCTGCATCGACCACAACGATGCAGGATCGCAAGGAGGTCCTGCGCCTGGTCGTCAAACAGATCACGCTCTGGGGCGCAGTCAATGATGAGCGAATGGACGTGCGCATCGAATGGCAGGGGGGAAATGTGACAGGGGGTCAACTGATTCGACCCGTCGCCCGGCTCGATCAGGTCAGTACATATGCGGAGCTGTGTGCACGGGTCGAGGCGGGGGTGACACAGGAAAAAACGGCACTGGAGATGGCTGACGAACTCAATGCAGCCGGGCTGCGTCCACCCAAACGTCGAACCACTTGGAATGCGGCCCAAGTTCGGAGTCTGGCTCAACGTCTGGGCCTTCGGTTTTCAAAGGGCACAGATGGACGTGCCGTCCCTTCAAGGCGTCCCCCGCGGGCGGGGGACTGGTGGACGCTGGATGGATTGGCACAGAGGCTGAACATGCCGGTCGTAACGTTGTACGGCTGGCTGCACCGAGACATCGTGAAGGGAGAACAACTGAAACAAGGGGGAACCTGGCGAATCTGGGCGGATGATGCGGAGGTCAGGCGACTCCAAGTCTTGAGAGCTGAACCCATCGGCGCTCGGCAACATCGGCAATGGGTCAGTAAAGCCACTTCAATGCTGGAAGAACCGGAGGTTCGAGATGTATCACCGTAATCGAGTTGGCCCATCTCGATGCCCCAGCGGGCCTTCCAGGCCCGCAGCAGCGCCCGGACGGTGAAGGCAGCATCAAACGTGCTGAACAGAAAAAAGCAGCTCCATTGGCCGTGAACCTTGCGCCAAATGATGAGCACATCGAAGGCCCCGACGTCACGCGACACGGAGAGCCGACGGACACGCCAAGCGAACTCGGCATAGAGATGGCACCGTTCGGGCGGAAAGCGCTGTGCTAGAGCGTTGAGGGTGAGAGACTCACCCTCAACTTCAACACTCATATTCCGCTTGGCTCGCACCAGCACGGGGATCTGCGTGTCGTGACTGAAGGTCACGACCTCATTTCGTCCGAACTCTCCATCCAGCAGCAGCCCAGCGATGGACACCCCGGCCTCCCGGCACTGCGTGACGGTGTGAATCATCTCTTGGGTCGCGGTGCGGTACGGATACGCAGCGGTCTCCAACAGGCGAGAGACTGTGAACCGCTCCAACAGTGGCGTCGGATCGGTCCCGAACTTCACCAAGGCCGCTGAGGTGAACTGGTGCCCCAATTGAGTCCGCGCCTGACCGCTGTAGTGAAAGTTCAGACCCTCCATCTCCAGCCCCGCGTGCGGCACCATCACAAAGTCAATAGCCAAGAGCGCGCCACACGGCGCGCTCTTGGCTCGACGCTGGAGATCTTGGGTCGTCGTGAACGATTGCTGTGCCAGGGACTGGCACAGCGTGCTTTTCCGGACGGTGCTGTAGGGGGCGATACCACTCACACTGGTGGCACGATTCAACAACGCGGTGACGATGCTGAGCGGTAGGCTGGAGGAGCGAGGCATAGACACTTCGCATGAAGGCCCACGAGACCGGGGAATTTCAATCCCCTCCTCAAGGGCCTTCGTTGCTGTCGCCATAAATCCCTGCGTGGAAACTCTTGTTTAAAACACCACCGTCTTATTGCCGTAGACCAATACCCGGTCTTCCACATGGGCTTTGACGGCGCGGGCCAGCACTTGGCGTTCTACGTCGCGGCCCATCCGCATCAAGGAATCGGGCGTTTCGCGGTGCGTGACCGGAATCACGTCTTGGGCGATAATCGGCCCGGCGTCCAGTTCCTCGGTGACGTAATGGCTGGTAGCGCCGATGAGTTTCACGCCCCGGTTGAAGGCCGCCCGGTAGGGGTTCGCGCCAATAAACGCGGGCAGGAACGAATGGTGGATGTTGATGACCGGGCGGCCAAAGCTCCGCAAAAAATCGCCGCTCAGAATCTGCATATAGCGCGCCAGCACAGCGAAATCGGCCCCGGCCTCGTGCATCAGGCGCACCTGCTCGGCTTCGGCCTCGGCTTTGTTCGCTTTGGTGACAGGCACCACGTGAAAAGGAATGCCGAACATGTCGGCGTCGCGGCGCAGGTCTTCATGGTTGGAAATAATCAGCGGAATCTCTATGTGCAGTTCGCCCCGGCGTTTGCGCCACAGCAGGTCTAGAAAGCAGTGATCGTAGCGGCTGACCAGAATCGCCATACGCTTGGGCTGGGCCGTGTAATTCACGCGCCACTGCATTTCGAAGGGTTGGGCGATGACGCTCTCGAAGGCCCGCTCGAATGCGCCGCGTGCCAAGTCGAGGCCGTCCAAATGAAATTCCATTCGCATAAAAAACTGGCCGCCGCTGGGGTCGGTGGTGTGCTGATCGGAGTGCAGGATATTCGCGCCGTGATTGAGCAAAAATTGCGACACGGCGGCCACGATGCCCTTGCGGTCTGGGCAGGCGATGGTCAGGGTGGCCGTATTGTTGGGGTCGAGGCGGGCGGGTTCGGATGCACCCGGAGCGGATTTGACAGAGTTGGAGGGGGTTGGGTCAAGCGGGGCCGTCATAGCCGAGCAGGATAGCACCGGGCCAGATGGTCAGCAGCGGGGCGAGCAGGCTGGGGGCTGGAGTTGAGGGGCGAGGACGCCCAAGTTGGAAGGTGAACCCCCCGTTGCTCCGCAACGCCCCCCCTTGGAGGGGAGGACTAAAAGCTGTTGCGCTCCCCTTAAGGGGGGCTGGCTGCGAACTGGCACAGCCCCGCAGGAGAGCAGACTGGGGGGTTTACCCGGAACCGTCAACGCTGCATATCTACCACACAACATTTCCGGCCCGCTGCTTTGGCCCAATGCGGTAGGCTGGCCCGCGTGCAGAACAACTCAGAAGCAACCTCAGCAGCGGCCCCACATGCAACCCTCTTGGCCTACGATCCGCGCCCACATGCCGAATTGCTGGTGGCCTACTGCCTGAATGTGCAGCCGAGCGAACGCATTCTGATTGCGGGCGGCATGGCGGGTCTGCCCCTCGTGCGCGAAGTGGCCCGCGCCGTGTTGAAGGTAGGCGGGCGGCCCGCGGTGCGGCTGGAGTATCCGGGTCAAGACGACGACGTGGCCGCACTGGCGGCTGACGGCGTGCTGGACGTACTTCACCCCGCAGAGTTGGCCGATATGGAAGGCATGGACGGCACCTTACGAATCCTGACGCCGGGGGCGGGCCAAGTGGACGCCGTAGATGCCAGCCGACGCGCCCGCCTGACCGCTGCCCGCTCCGCTTTGGCCGCCACCCGCGCCCGCAAAAAATGGAGCCTGACCCTGTATCCCACCGCGCACGCCGCCGCCCAAGCAGGCATGACCGAAGCCGATTTTGGCGCGTTCGTGATGCGGGCTATGTTCCTTGACCGCCCTGATCCGGTGGCCGCGTGGGGCGAGGTGCGCGAGCTGCAGGCCCGTCTGATAGACCGCCTGAGCCGCGCCGACACGGTAAGAATCGAGGCCCCCGGCACAGACCTGACCCTGCGCGTGGGCGGGCGAACCTGGGCCAACAGCGACGGCAAACGCAACATGCCCAGCGGCGAAGTGTTTACCGGGCCGCTGGAAGACAGCGCCAACGGGTTTATTACTTTTGACGTGCCCGCCGAATACGGGGGCGTGATGGTGCGCGGCGCACGGCTGGAATTTCGGGAAGGTGTGGTGGTGGATGCCCGCGCCGACGAGGGCGAAAGCACCCTGCTGGCCGCCCTGAACACCGATCCCGGCGCACGGCAGCTGGGCGAACTGGGCATCGGCTCCAATAGCGGCATCCAGACGCCCACAGGCAACATTCTGTTCGACGAAAAAATTGGCGGCACGGTGCATCTGGCGCTGGGCCGCTCCTATCCGGAAACGGGCGGCGTGAATGCCAGCGCGATTCACTGGGATTTGATCACGGACTTACGGCGAGGCGGGCGGATTCTGTTGGACGGCGAGGTATGGCAGGAAAACGGGCGATTCTTGTAAAGAGCAAAAGCGTCCGGCCTGAATCCAATGCGTAGGATTCAGGCCGGACGACTTAGAGAATTGGCTTTTTCCCTTATACCCGCGTCAAGTCTTTGGGCAGCGGCAAGAACTCAATTTCGGGATGCTGCTCTTGCGTATAGCTCAAGTCGTATTTAGAGCGGAACAGCATCACGGGGCGGCCCTGATCGTCTTCGACGTGGCGGGCAAAACGGGCCACGGAATTGGCGTCTCCGGCCAACCAGCGCACCAACTGATAAGACGTGACGTTCATTTCCACGTCCACGCCGTATTCTTCCAGCAAGCGGGCCTGAAAGACCTCGAATTGCAGCGGCCCCACTGCGCCCAAATACGGATCGCGTGCGCCGTCGGTGGGATAGAACACCTGCACCACGCCCTCTTCAGCAAGTTGCTGGAGTCCCTTCATAAAGGCCTTGCGCTTGCCTACATCGCGCAGACCGATGGTGGCGAAAGTTTCGGGCGTAAAACGCGGGAAGCTG includes the following:
- a CDS encoding recombinase family protein, whose translation is MTASIEVRRHHKIEVNHLDRLAIVYVRQSTLAQLQQHQESTRLQYALVHHAATLGWAPERVLVIDDDQGKSGTSAAGRPGFTRLVTEVSLGHVGLILGIEMSRLARSNRDWHHLLEVCALFQTLIGDTDGIYNPADYNDRLLLGLKGTMSEAELHILKNRMHQGKLNKARRGALGTPTPSGYLRDVYGQIQLDPDEQVQQVIRLIFRKFEELGTLHAVLHYLVEERIQLGVRERTRAGGGLLTWRRPNRMTLQNLLHNPMYAGVYAYGRRQVDPKKKLAGRSSTGRVTLPPSQWHVLLKEHVPAYISWEQYQQNVARMAANRNIASLSGAPKRGTGLLSGVLRCGHCGHRMVVSYHTALGGSALRYNCIRQVSDYAGSPCFSCTGAVVDHWVTAQLLEALTPVSVALSLEAQAALNRDREALDQHWHARLERAHYEAERAARQYRGVEPEHRLVARSLERAWEQALEAERTLKEEYERHVHLRPRQLTPAEILQVQTLSTALPALWSASTTTMQDRKEVLRLVVKQITLWGAVNDERMDVRIEWQGGNVTGGQLIRPVARLDQVSTYAELCARVEAGVTQEKTALEMADELNAAGLRPPKRRTTWNAAQVRSLAQRLGLRFSKGTDGRAVPSRRPPRAGDWWTLDGLAQRLNMPVVTLYGWLHRDIVKGEQLKQGGTWRIWADDAEVRRLQVLRAEPIGARQHRQWVSKATSMLEEPEVRDVSP
- the purU gene encoding formyltetrahydrofolate deformylase, which codes for MTAPLDPTPSNSVKSAPGASEPARLDPNNTATLTIACPDRKGIVAAVSQFLLNHGANILHSDQHTTDPSGGQFFMRMEFHLDGLDLARGAFERAFESVIAQPFEMQWRVNYTAQPKRMAILVSRYDHCFLDLLWRKRRGELHIEIPLIISNHEDLRRDADMFGIPFHVVPVTKANKAEAEAEQVRLMHEAGADFAVLARYMQILSGDFLRSFGRPVINIHHSFLPAFIGANPYRAAFNRGVKLIGATSHYVTEELDAGPIIAQDVIPVTHRETPDSLMRMGRDVERQVLARAVKAHVEDRVLVYGNKTVVF
- a CDS encoding aminopeptidase yields the protein MQNNSEATSAAAPHATLLAYDPRPHAELLVAYCLNVQPSERILIAGGMAGLPLVREVARAVLKVGGRPAVRLEYPGQDDDVAALAADGVLDVLHPAELADMEGMDGTLRILTPGAGQVDAVDASRRARLTAARSALAATRARKKWSLTLYPTAHAAAQAGMTEADFGAFVMRAMFLDRPDPVAAWGEVRELQARLIDRLSRADTVRIEAPGTDLTLRVGGRTWANSDGKRNMPSGEVFTGPLEDSANGFITFDVPAEYGGVMVRGARLEFREGVVVDARADEGESTLLAALNTDPGARQLGELGIGSNSGIQTPTGNILFDEKIGGTVHLALGRSYPETGGVNASAIHWDLITDLRRGGRILLDGEVWQENGRFL